Proteins from a genomic interval of Stenotrophomonas sp. 24(2023):
- the flhB gene encoding flagellar biosynthesis protein FlhB, translating to MSENEDAGEKTEQPTEKRLREAREQGNLPRSRELATAAVFGAGVLAVMAVSGPIAAGAVAWMKQALRPDLALRQHPQEMVGHFGDLLLRLLLAMAPLVIVCLLASFLSPLVMGGLRWSAKAMTPDFKRLNPLSGLKRLYGPEAIAEFIKSLLRVAFVGTAAGLAVWTSMDTLRGLLHQPLESAIGHGLGFTLKLLLATAVAMLVLAAIDAPYQRWNWMRKLKMTREQLRRELKESEGSPEVKGRIRQMQQQLANRRMMEAVPTADVVIANPTHYAVALKYEGGRMGAPTVVALGVDELALRIREVADGNKVAIVSAPPLARALYREGQLGKEIPVRLYSAVAQVLSYVYQLRAWRTGPMPAPPRVDVDEFANGGQP from the coding sequence ATGTCCGAGAACGAAGACGCCGGCGAAAAAACCGAACAACCGACAGAAAAACGACTCCGCGAAGCCCGCGAGCAGGGCAACCTGCCGCGTTCGCGCGAACTGGCCACCGCGGCGGTGTTCGGGGCCGGCGTGCTGGCGGTGATGGCGGTCAGCGGCCCGATCGCCGCCGGCGCGGTGGCCTGGATGAAGCAGGCCCTGCGCCCGGACCTGGCCCTGCGCCAGCACCCCCAGGAAATGGTCGGCCATTTCGGCGACCTGCTGCTGCGCCTGCTGCTGGCCATGGCCCCGCTGGTGATCGTCTGCCTGCTGGCCAGCTTCCTTTCGCCGCTGGTGATGGGCGGCCTGCGCTGGTCGGCCAAGGCGATGACCCCCGATTTCAAGCGTCTCAACCCGCTGTCCGGGCTCAAGCGCCTGTATGGCCCGGAAGCCATCGCCGAGTTCATCAAGTCGCTGCTGCGCGTGGCCTTCGTCGGCACGGCCGCCGGCCTGGCCGTATGGACCAGCATGGATACCCTGCGCGGGCTGCTGCACCAGCCGTTGGAAAGCGCCATCGGCCACGGCCTGGGGTTCACCCTGAAACTGCTGCTGGCCACGGCCGTGGCCATGCTGGTGCTGGCCGCCATCGATGCCCCCTACCAGCGCTGGAACTGGATGCGCAAGCTGAAGATGACCCGCGAGCAGCTGCGCCGGGAACTGAAGGAAAGCGAAGGCAGCCCGGAAGTGAAAGGCCGCATCCGGCAGATGCAGCAGCAGCTGGCCAACCGCCGGATGATGGAAGCGGTGCCCACCGCCGATGTGGTGATCGCCAATCCGACCCACTACGCCGTGGCCCTGAAATACGAAGGCGGCCGCATGGGCGCCCCCACCGTGGTCGCCCTGGGCGTGGACGAACTGGCCCTGCGCATCCGTGAAGTGGCCGACGGCAACAAGGTGGCCATCGTCTCGGCCCCGCCTTTGGCACGCGCCTTGTATCGGGAAGGGCAACTCGGCAAGGAAATCCCCGTGAGACTGTATTCAGCCGTCGCCCAGGTCCTGTCCTACGTCTACCAGCTGCGCGCCTGGCGCACCGGCCCGATGCCGGCGCCGCCGCGCGTGGACGTGGATGAATTCGCCAATGGAGGCCAGCCGTGA
- a CDS encoding CocE/NonD family hydrolase produces MALRITFAGLLLALACGPAAAGDLSWSLPADASPAQVDGALQRLGSELLQSPALTDAQRSHALLATGRYAQAQATIQGVRTALLAANDTAAAQRWVPMLLLATAGDADATAYTRAFHAAFNGLDDVAAVQADAALSVDPATVRAQLAQALAAQADAATLPDAAALELVQLQAVLRAQSRAAALAPALLAAEEQRRFVIDDTLRIPAAEGVVLSAQLARPRAATAPLPAAMLFTIYTDPPKNRLKMLLAAAHGYAGIVVDARGKGQGTGTIAPYEHDGEDANAAIDWVSRQAWNDGRVAMYGGSYEGFTAWAAARHHHPALKTIVPYVAAIPGQGVPMENNVFLSANYGWAFYVTNGPMLDTATYAQRARWSQLGRRWYTSGRSYRQIDQIDGTPNPWLQRWLAHPSYDAYWQAMVPYGEQFADIRIPVLTITGYYDDGQISALQYVREHLRHRPDADHTLLIGPYDHSGAQSALKPMQLRGYALDPVAQFDTPALTFQWLDHVLRGAPRPALVPDRVNYQLMGADRWGHAPSLQAAAGSYRRFHLSAARASADGYHHLQEQAPPPGQLRQTVDLADRNEMRHGYYPFPIVAAKDTADTALSFASEPFSTPMDLVGSFSGDLKVRINKRDLDFTVTLYELMADGRRMQLSYFMGRASHVRDPAKRQLLQPAQWTHLPFDRTRMVARRLAAGSRLLVKVDVLKDAMHQVNHGTGRDVSDETVADAGAPLQVEWHSDSVVTVPLRTAPSP; encoded by the coding sequence CGCTGACCGATGCGCAGCGCAGCCACGCGCTGTTGGCGACAGGTCGCTATGCCCAGGCGCAGGCCACCATCCAGGGGGTACGCACGGCGCTGCTCGCCGCCAACGATACGGCGGCCGCGCAGCGCTGGGTACCGATGCTGCTGCTGGCCACGGCCGGCGATGCGGATGCCACCGCCTACACCCGCGCCTTCCATGCAGCCTTCAACGGGCTGGATGACGTGGCAGCGGTGCAGGCCGATGCCGCATTGAGCGTGGACCCGGCGACAGTACGTGCGCAACTGGCGCAGGCACTGGCTGCGCAGGCCGATGCTGCAACCCTGCCGGACGCCGCAGCCCTGGAGCTGGTCCAGTTGCAGGCGGTGCTGCGGGCGCAGTCGCGGGCGGCGGCACTGGCCCCGGCCCTGCTGGCCGCCGAAGAACAGCGCCGCTTCGTGATCGATGACACGCTGCGCATTCCTGCGGCCGAAGGCGTGGTGCTGTCGGCACAACTGGCGCGGCCACGCGCCGCCACCGCCCCCCTGCCGGCGGCCATGCTGTTCACCATCTACACCGACCCGCCAAAGAACCGGCTGAAGATGCTGCTGGCCGCCGCCCATGGCTATGCCGGCATCGTCGTCGATGCACGCGGCAAGGGCCAGGGCACCGGCACGATCGCCCCGTACGAGCACGACGGCGAGGATGCAAACGCGGCCATCGACTGGGTCAGCCGCCAGGCCTGGAACGATGGCCGGGTGGCCATGTACGGCGGCAGCTACGAGGGTTTCACCGCATGGGCGGCGGCACGCCACCACCACCCAGCCTTGAAGACCATCGTGCCCTATGTCGCCGCCATCCCCGGCCAGGGCGTGCCGATGGAGAACAACGTGTTTCTCAGCGCCAACTACGGCTGGGCGTTCTACGTGACCAACGGCCCGATGCTGGACACGGCGACCTATGCCCAGCGCGCGCGCTGGTCGCAGCTGGGCCGGCGCTGGTACACCTCCGGCCGTTCCTACCGGCAGATCGACCAGATCGATGGCACGCCCAATCCCTGGCTGCAGCGCTGGCTTGCCCACCCGTCCTACGATGCCTATTGGCAGGCGATGGTCCCGTATGGCGAGCAGTTCGCCGACATCCGCATTCCCGTGCTGACCATCACCGGCTACTACGATGATGGCCAGATCTCGGCCCTGCAGTACGTCAGGGAGCACCTGCGGCACCGGCCCGATGCCGACCACACCCTGCTGATCGGGCCCTACGACCACAGCGGCGCGCAGTCGGCACTCAAGCCCATGCAGCTGCGCGGCTATGCACTGGACCCGGTGGCGCAGTTCGACACCCCGGCACTGACGTTCCAGTGGCTGGACCATGTGCTGCGTGGTGCGCCACGCCCGGCGCTGGTGCCCGACCGGGTCAATTACCAGTTGATGGGTGCCGACCGCTGGGGCCACGCACCGTCGTTGCAGGCTGCGGCGGGCAGCTACCGCCGCTTCCATCTCTCGGCGGCACGGGCATCGGCCGATGGCTACCACCACCTGCAGGAACAGGCGCCCCCGCCAGGCCAGCTGCGGCAGACCGTGGACCTGGCCGACCGCAACGAAATGCGGCATGGCTACTACCCGTTCCCCATCGTCGCCGCGAAGGACACGGCGGACACCGCGCTGTCCTTCGCCTCCGAACCGTTCAGCACACCGATGGACCTGGTGGGCAGCTTCTCCGGCGATCTGAAGGTCCGCATCAACAAGCGTGACCTGGACTTCACCGTCACCCTGTACGAGCTGATGGCCGACGGCCGCCGCATGCAGCTGTCCTATTTCATGGGCCGGGCCAGCCACGTGCGCGACCCGGCCAAGCGCCAGCTGCTGCAGCCTGCGCAATGGACCCACCTGCCCTTCGACCGGACGCGCATGGTGGCCCGCCGCCTGGCCGCCGGCAGCCGCCTGCTGGTCAAGGTGGATGTGCTGAAGGACGCCATGCACCAGGTGAACCACGGCACCGGGCGCGATGTCAGTGACGAGACCGTGGCCGATGCGGGGGCTCCCCTGCAGGTGGAGTGGCACAGCGACAGCGTGGTGACGGTTCCCCTGCGGACCGCCCCGTCCCCGTAG